A single window of Helicobacter pylori NCTC 11637 = CCUG 17874 = ATCC 43504 = JCM 12093 DNA harbors:
- the serS gene encoding serine--tRNA ligase, whose product MIDRKLLLQDFDKVALSLKKRNSAMGDELERLREVITHYKKQLIELEGLQAFQNKVSKEFGIKMAQKADASDLKKELENNKIKLNELSKSVGELEQQIDLKLSIIPNLVDEKTPLGTSEEDNIEIKKILTPRVFTFKPKEHFELAQQNGWIDFESGVKLAKSRFSVIRGFGAKIYRALIHLMLDFNEKNGFEIIYTPALVNEKMLFGTGQLPKFKEDVFKIENENLYLIPTAEVTLTNLYNDTIVSVENLPIKMTAHTPCFRSEAGSAGKDTRGMIRQHQFDKVELVAITHPKESDAMQEHMLESASEILKALELPHRFVQLCSGDLGFSASNTIDIEVWLPGQNCYREISSVSNTRDFQARRAKIRFKENQKNQLAHTLNGSSLAVGRTMVALMENHQQADGSIHIPKALEKYL is encoded by the coding sequence ATGATTGATAGAAAACTTTTATTGCAAGATTTTGATAAGGTGGCTCTTTCTTTAAAAAAGCGTAATAGTGCGATGGGTGATGAATTAGAGCGTTTGCGCGAAGTCATCACGCATTATAAAAAGCAACTCATTGAATTAGAAGGCTTGCAAGCCTTTCAAAACAAGGTTTCTAAAGAATTTGGTATCAAAATGGCTCAAAAAGCGGATGCAAGCGATCTCAAAAAAGAGCTAGAAAACAATAAAATCAAACTGAATGAGCTTTCCAAAAGCGTGGGCGAGTTGGAGCAACAAATAGATTTAAAGCTTTCCATAATCCCTAATCTAGTGGATGAAAAAACCCCTTTAGGCACAAGCGAAGAAGACAATATAGAGATTAAAAAAATCTTAACCCCAAGGGTTTTCACTTTCAAACCCAAAGAGCATTTTGAACTCGCTCAACAAAATGGCTGGATTGATTTTGAAAGCGGCGTGAAACTCGCCAAAAGCCGTTTTTCTGTCATCAGGGGTTTTGGGGCTAAAATTTATCGCGCGCTCATTCATTTGATGTTGGATTTTAATGAAAAAAATGGCTTTGAAATCATCTACACGCCGGCGTTAGTGAATGAAAAAATGCTTTTTGGGACCGGGCAATTACCCAAATTCAAAGAAGATGTTTTCAAAATAGAAAATGAAAATTTGTATCTGATCCCCACCGCTGAAGTAACGCTCACTAATCTCTACAACGACACGATTGTTAGCGTTGAAAATCTTCCCATTAAAATGACCGCGCACACGCCTTGTTTTAGGAGCGAAGCAGGGAGCGCGGGTAAGGACACAAGGGGGATGATAAGACAGCACCAGTTTGATAAAGTAGAATTAGTGGCTATCACGCACCCTAAAGAAAGCGATGCCATGCAAGAGCATATGCTAGAGAGCGCGAGCGAAATTTTAAAGGCTTTGGAATTGCCGCACCGGTTTGTGCAATTGTGCAGTGGGGATTTAGGCTTTAGCGCGAGCAACACGATAGATATTGAAGTGTGGCTACCCGGGCAAAATTGCTACAGAGAAATCAGCTCCGTGTCTAACACGAGGGATTTTCAAGCCAGGCGAGCCAAAATCCGCTTCAAAGAAAATCAAAAAAACCAGTTAGCGCACACCTTAAACGGCTCTTCTTTAGCGGTAGGTAGGACGATGGTCGCTTTAATGGAAAACCACCAGCAAGCGGATGGGAGCATTCATATTCCTAAGGCGTTAGAAAAATACCTTTAA
- a CDS encoding hemolysin family protein yields the protein MGRNQGAYLDPSESILMLMVAFLLVLLNAFFVLSEFALVKVRKTRLEELVKIGNSNAKLALKMSQRLDTYLSATQLGITLSSLALGWVGEPAIAKLLAALFESMDLRENPIFIHSMSVVIAFLSITFLHVVLGEIVPKSLAIAKSEKAALFAARPLHVFWVVFYPVVRLFDVIAHFFLKKVGINPKEHDGTHSEEELKIIVGESLREGIIDSVEGEIIKNAVDFSDTSAKEIMTPRKDMVCLDEENSYEENIDIVLKSRFTRYPYCKGSKDNIIGMVHIRDLLSRSIFTPKMHDFKQIVRKMIIVPESASISQILIKMKKEQIHTALVIDEYGGTAGLLTMEDIIEEIMGEISDEYDLKQEGINKLEEGVFELEGMLDLESVEEALHIEFDKECEQVTLGGYVFSLLERMPMEGDTIVSHGYSFEVLSVDGARIKRLKASKENKD from the coding sequence ATGGGGAGGAATCAAGGAGCTTATTTGGATCCGTCTGAATCGATTTTGATGTTGATGGTTGCTTTTTTATTGGTGCTGTTGAACGCTTTTTTTGTGCTTTCAGAGTTTGCCCTTGTGAAAGTGCGTAAAACCCGCTTAGAAGAGCTGGTTAAAATCGGTAATTCCAACGCTAAACTCGCTTTAAAGATGAGTCAAAGACTAGACACTTATTTGAGCGCAACGCAGTTAGGCATCACCCTTTCTTCATTAGCTTTAGGCTGGGTGGGTGAGCCCGCTATCGCAAAATTGTTAGCTGCGCTGTTTGAGTCTATGGATTTGAGAGAAAATCCTATTTTTATCCATTCAATGAGCGTGGTCATAGCGTTTTTAAGCATCACTTTTTTGCATGTCGTGTTGGGCGAGATCGTGCCTAAATCTTTAGCGATCGCTAAATCTGAAAAAGCCGCTCTTTTTGCCGCGCGCCCTTTGCATGTGTTTTGGGTGGTGTTTTATCCGGTGGTGCGCCTGTTTGATGTGATCGCTCATTTCTTTTTAAAAAAAGTGGGCATCAATCCTAAAGAGCATGACGGCACGCATTCTGAAGAAGAGTTGAAGATCATTGTGGGCGAGAGTTTGAGAGAGGGCATTATTGATTCGGTGGAGGGCGAAATCATTAAAAACGCGGTGGATTTTTCTGACACGAGCGCTAAAGAAATCATGACCCCACGAAAAGACATGGTGTGTTTGGACGAAGAAAACAGCTATGAAGAAAATATAGACATTGTTTTAAAAAGCCGCTTCACGCGCTACCCTTATTGTAAGGGTTCTAAGGATAACATTATCGGCATGGTGCATATTAGGGATTTGCTTTCGCGCTCTATTTTCACCCCCAAAATGCATGATTTCAAGCAAATCGTTAGGAAAATGATCATCGTCCCCGAAAGCGCTTCCATTTCTCAAATCCTTATTAAAATGAAAAAAGAGCAAATCCATACCGCTTTGGTGATTGATGAATACGGTGGCACAGCCGGGTTGCTCACTATGGAAGACATCATTGAAGAGATCATGGGCGAGATTAGCGACGAATACGATTTGAAACAAGAGGGCATAAACAAGCTTGAAGAGGGCGTGTTTGAATTAGAGGGCATGCTGGATTTAGAGAGCGTAGAAGAAGCGCTTCACATTGAATTTGACAAAGAATGCGAGCAGGTAACGCTTGGGGGCTATGTTTTTAGCTTGCTAGAGCGCATGCCTATGGAGGGAGATACAATCGTTTCGCATGGGTATTCTTTTGAAGTCTTAAGCGTGGATGGGGCTAGGATAAAACGCTTAAAAGCGAGTAAAGAAAATAAGGATTAG
- the hemJ gene encoding protoporphyrinogen oxidase HemJ: MGFLNGYFLWVKAFHVIAVISWMAALFYLPRLFVYHAENAHKKEFVGVVQIQEKKLYSFIASPAMGFTLITGILMLLIEPTLFKSGGWLHAKLALVVLLLAYHFYCKKCMRELEKDPTRRNARFYRVFNEAPTILMILIVILVVVKPF; this comes from the coding sequence ATGGGGTTTTTGAATGGGTATTTTTTATGGGTTAAGGCTTTCCATGTGATAGCGGTCATTTCGTGGATGGCGGCGTTATTTTATTTGCCACGCCTTTTTGTCTATCATGCAGAAAACGCGCATAAAAAGGAGTTTGTAGGAGTGGTTCAAATCCAAGAAAAAAAGCTTTATTCCTTTATCGCTTCACCGGCTATGGGTTTTACGCTTATTACAGGGATTTTAATGCTGTTGATAGAGCCCACGCTCTTTAAAAGTGGGGGTTGGTTGCATGCTAAATTGGCTTTAGTGGTTTTACTTTTAGCCTATCATTTTTATTGCAAAAAATGCATGCGCGAGCTAGAAAAAGACCCTACAAGAAGAAACGCAAGGTTTTATCGCGTGTTTAATGAGGCGCCAACGATTTTAATGATCCTCATTGTGATTTTAGTGGTTGTCAAGCCTTTTTAA
- a CDS encoding YigZ family protein: MKTLKNFIASKHQIKASRFLGYLMPFDDFEKTLLQLKKEHFKAAHFVTAFRYCLEGKITEGFSDDGEPKGSSGMPMLSVLRREDLINIGLVSVRYFGGTLLGVGGLMKAYATSALLCVENAKKENAFKDFVELETLSAHYSYKELDALQREIKKFSLQLSKKNFSNQSVEVEISGARENLQAFLQQNKIN; the protein is encoded by the coding sequence GTGAAAACGCTTAAAAACTTCATCGCTTCTAAGCACCAGATTAAAGCGTCCCGCTTTTTAGGCTATCTCATGCCTTTTGATGATTTTGAAAAAACCCTTTTGCAATTGAAAAAAGAGCATTTTAAAGCCGCGCATTTTGTAACGGCGTTCCGCTATTGTTTAGAGGGCAAAATCACGGAGGGTTTTAGCGATGATGGCGAGCCTAAAGGGAGTTCAGGAATGCCTATGCTTAGCGTTTTGAGGCGAGAGGATTTGATCAATATAGGATTAGTGAGCGTGCGTTATTTTGGAGGCACGCTTTTAGGGGTGGGGGGCTTGATGAAAGCTTATGCCACTAGCGCGTTATTGTGTGTAGAAAACGCTAAAAAAGAAAATGCTTTTAAGGATTTTGTGGAGTTGGAAACTTTAAGCGCTCATTATTCTTACAAAGAATTAGACGCTCTTCAGCGTGAAATTAAGAAATTTAGCTTACAATTAAGCAAAAAGAATTTTTCAAACCAAAGCGTGGAAGTGGAAATCAGCGGCGCGAGAGAAAATTTGCAAGCGTTTTTGCAACAAAATAAGATAAATTAG
- a CDS encoding carbon-nitrogen hydrolase family protein, with amino-acid sequence MRVFALQLESFKETLMQSLFNSIPKQSVIVLPEYVINPFFHHNMGLDLNEISAQSAQAVEFLSQKCEELDLIISAPVLLEEHSKIYKKIALISKESVKYYTQQRLIPYPHWDEESFFDNEKSAFKELLIFERDGLRIAPLFGFEAHFDEIWVQAKNQGVDVVLLSSVATFESNERWRLLCQMRAFCASCVVVRANRIGAYRQIIVEENQKNEFLWKFYGDSFVALPNGTIEDSLEGKMGALSAQMDKNEIDEWAKLWHFRTIKEG; translated from the coding sequence ATGCGAGTGTTTGCTTTGCAATTAGAGTCTTTTAAAGAAACCCTCATGCAATCCTTATTCAACTCCATACCTAAGCAAAGCGTAATCGTGTTGCCTGAATACGTGATCAACCCCTTTTTCCACCATAACATGGGATTGGATTTGAATGAAATCAGCGCGCAGTCTGCGCAGGCGGTTGAGTTTTTATCGCAAAAATGCGAAGAACTAGACTTAATTATCTCGGCCCCGGTGCTTTTAGAAGAACATTCTAAAATCTATAAAAAAATCGCTCTCATTTCTAAAGAAAGCGTGAAGTATTACACGCAACAACGCTTAATCCCCTATCCTCACTGGGATGAAGAGAGCTTTTTTGACAATGAAAAAAGCGCTTTTAAAGAATTGCTTATCTTTGAAAGAGACGGCTTAAGAATCGCTCCTTTGTTTGGCTTTGAAGCGCATTTTGATGAAATATGGGTTCAGGCTAAAAATCAGGGCGTGGATGTGGTGCTTTTAAGCAGTGTGGCCACTTTTGAATCCAATGAAAGGTGGCGGCTTTTGTGCCAGATGCGTGCTTTTTGCGCTTCTTGCGTGGTGGTTAGGGCTAATAGAATCGGAGCGTATCGCCAAATCATTGTAGAAGAAAATCAAAAAAACGAATTTTTGTGGAAATTTTATGGGGATAGTTTTGTGGCTTTGCCTAATGGCACCATTGAAGATTCTTTAGAGGGTAAAATGGGGGCTTTGAGCGCTCAAATGGATAAAAATGAAATTGATGAATGGGCTAAATTGTGGCATTTTAGAACGATTAAAGAGGGTTGA
- a CDS encoding TolC family protein: protein MKKTTFFVLSLLFNSSLNAVDGVSKTDLSSLNLAEDSAPLNHPDAQKLSLKNAWTRVLSNHEGLHAQEYAIKRASKMKLAAKLSFLPQIDLSAFYVYLSNPIKMDFASQKQPGVQKATNQIHQGVQNIQQNIPPQVLTPQIQAGMQGVMQGFGALSSTLEAPLLFSNQNVVIGALSIIYPLYMGGARFTMVRIADLMQKDANEVYRLKKLSTFQELVSVYYGMVLNAEVAETLEEVEKGHYKHFQNALKMQKVGQIARVETLGAQVAYDKAHIASVKAKDVLEVSQLSFNSILSSKDDLAPSSKLEIHTEKNLPDLSFFVASTLNSYPALKTLENQVQISKENTKLQIAKFLPQVSFFGSYIMKQNNSVFEDMIPSWFVGVAGRMPILSPTGRFQKYQASKLVELQASSEQIQAKKNMELLVNKTYKETLSYLKEYKSLLSSVELAKENLKLQEQAFLQGLSTNAQVIDARNTLSSIIVEQKSVAYKYIVSLANLMALSDHIDLFYEFVY from the coding sequence ATGAAAAAAACAACCTTCTTTGTATTGAGCCTGTTGTTCAATAGCTCTTTGAACGCTGTTGATGGGGTTTCTAAAACCGATCTTTCTTCTTTGAATTTGGCTGAAGACAGCGCGCCTTTGAACCATCCTGACGCTCAAAAACTCTCTTTAAAAAACGCATGGACTAGGGTGTTGTCTAACCATGAAGGCTTGCATGCGCAAGAATACGCCATTAAGCGAGCGAGTAAAATGAAATTAGCGGCTAAACTTTCTTTTTTGCCCCAAATTGATTTGAGCGCTTTTTATGTGTATCTCTCTAACCCCATTAAAATGGATTTTGCCAGCCAAAAACAACCGGGCGTGCAAAAAGCCACCAACCAGATCCATCAAGGCGTACAAAACATCCAGCAAAATATCCCCCCTCAAGTATTAACCCCTCAAATCCAAGCGGGCATGCAAGGGGTGATGCAAGGTTTTGGGGCTTTGAGCAGCACTTTAGAAGCCCCCTTATTGTTTTCTAATCAAAATGTGGTGATTGGGGCTTTGAGCATTATTTATCCCCTTTATATGGGTGGGGCAAGATTCACGATGGTGCGCATTGCGGATTTGATGCAAAAAGACGCCAATGAAGTGTATCGCTTGAAAAAGCTTTCCACTTTTCAAGAGCTTGTGAGCGTGTATTATGGCATGGTGTTAAACGCAGAAGTGGCTGAAACTTTAGAAGAAGTGGAAAAAGGCCATTATAAGCATTTCCAAAACGCTTTGAAAATGCAAAAAGTGGGGCAAATCGCTAGGGTAGAAACCTTAGGCGCTCAAGTGGCTTATGATAAGGCCCATATCGCTAGCGTTAAGGCTAAAGATGTGTTAGAAGTTTCGCAGCTCTCGTTCAATTCCATTTTATCTAGCAAGGACGATCTAGCGCCTTCAAGCAAATTAGAGATCCACACCGAGAAAAATCTGCCCGATTTGAGCTTTTTTGTTGCTTCCACGCTCAATTCCTACCCGGCTTTAAAGACTTTAGAAAATCAGGTTCAAATTTCTAAAGAAAACACCAAACTACAGATCGCTAAATTCTTGCCCCAAGTGAGTTTTTTTGGCTCTTATATCATGAAACAAAACAATTCGGTGTTTGAAGACATGATCCCTAGCTGGTTTGTGGGCGTAGCCGGGCGCATGCCCATACTCTCCCCCACAGGGCGTTTCCAAAAATACCAAGCGAGCAAATTAGTCGAGTTGCAAGCCAGTAGCGAACAAATCCAGGCTAAAAAAAACATGGAATTGTTAGTGAATAAGACTTATAAAGAGACGCTTTCTTATTTGAAAGAATACAAAAGCTTGCTTTCTAGCGTGGAATTAGCCAAGGAAAATTTAAAACTCCAAGAGCAGGCTTTTTTACAAGGTTTAAGCACGAACGCTCAAGTCATTGATGCGAGGAACACGCTTTCTTCTATCATCGTGGAGCAAAAAAGCGTGGCTTATAAATACATCGTTTCATTAGCGAATTTAATGGCGTTAAGCGATCATATTGATTTATTTTATGAATTTGTTTATTAA
- a CDS encoding HlyD family secretion protein — protein MSNSMLDKNKAILTGGGALLLGLIVLFYLAYRPKAEVLQGFLEAREYSVSSKVPGRIEKVFVKKGDHIKKGDLVFSISSPELEAKLAQAEAGHKAAKALSDEVKRGSRDETINSARDIWQAAKSQANLAKETYKRVQDLYDNGVASLQKRDEAYAAYESTKYNESAAYQKYKMALGGASSESKIAAKAKESAALGQVNEVESYLKDVKATAPIDGEVSNVLLSGGELSPKGFPVVLMIDLKDSWLKISVPEKYLNEFKVGKEFEGYIPALKKSAKFRVKYLSVMGDFATWKATNNSNTYDMKSYEVEAIPLEKLENFRVGMSVLVTIKP, from the coding sequence ATGTCAAATAGCATGTTGGATAAAAATAAAGCGATTCTTACAGGGGGTGGGGCTTTATTATTAGGGCTAATCGTGCTTTTTTATTTAGCTTATCGCCCTAAGGCTGAAGTGTTGCAAGGGTTTTTGGAGGCCAGAGAATACAGCGTGAGCTCCAAAGTCCCTGGGCGCATTGAAAAGGTGTTTGTTAAAAAAGGCGATCATATTAAAAAAGGCGATTTGGTTTTTAGCATTTCTAGCCCTGAATTAGAAGCCAAGCTCGCTCAAGCTGAAGCCGGGCATAAAGCCGCTAAAGCGCTTAGCGATGAAGTCAAAAGAGGCTCAAGAGATGAAACGATCAATTCTGCGAGGGACATTTGGCAAGCGGCAAAATCCCAAGCGAATTTGGCTAAAGAGACTTATAAGCGCGTTCAAGATTTGTATGATAACGGCGTGGCGAGTTTGCAAAAGCGCGATGAAGCCTATGCGGCTTATGAAAGCACCAAATACAACGAGAGCGCGGCTTATCAAAAGTATAAAATGGCTTTAGGGGGGGCGAGCTCTGAAAGTAAGATTGCCGCTAAGGCTAAAGAGAGCGCGGCTTTAGGGCAAGTGAATGAAGTGGAGTCTTATTTAAAAGATGTCAAAGCGACAGCCCCAATTGATGGGGAAGTGAGTAATGTGCTTTTAAGCGGTGGCGAGCTTAGCCCTAAGGGCTTTCCTGTGGTTTTAATGATAGATTTAAAGGATAGTTGGTTAAAAATCAGCGTTCCTGAAAAGTATTTGAACGAGTTTAAGGTGGGCAAGGAATTTGAAGGTTATATCCCGGCGTTGAAAAAAAGCGCGAAATTCAGGGTCAAATATTTGAGCGTGATGGGGGATTTTGCGACCTGGAAAGCGACGAATAATTCCAACACTTATGACATGAAAAGCTATGAAGTGGAGGCCATACCCTTAGAAAAGCTGGAAAATTTTAGGGTAGGGATGAGCGTGTTAGTTACCATTAAGCCTTAG
- a CDS encoding ABC transporter permease: protein MFRLISAWVLQDKFLFIVCFILPFCLGVLGTQIFKQEIPRQLPIVVVDLDKTTTSHQVAFELGATSALQIKYQVASLLEAKRFLNSAEVYGALVLPENLEKKIKMGRKVGLPFYYNAEYVLVGKTLKNAFLQTALTLDAKTLATKALVRDSNLILAKAQAMPIVLQLHALYNEENNYTQYLLSVMLPCMWLILIAIGMLNFIQKASNMRELLISIVANVCVFSFWGMGMAFYFNLIGMEGHYAHLSLVFLAVVLMALIMSGFVVLVYGISKSVIETAGAVGVYTAPSFAFAGVTYPQNNMEIFGDFWSHCLPISHFMRFFLQEAYYKTDFTESLNSLMPLVFFLIFLVLGLLIFYFSFKKDRASA from the coding sequence TTGTTCAGATTGATAAGCGCATGGGTTTTACAAGACAAGTTCTTGTTTATCGTGTGTTTTATATTGCCTTTTTGTTTAGGGGTTTTAGGCACGCAAATCTTTAAGCAAGAAATCCCAAGACAGCTCCCTATCGTGGTGGTGGATTTGGATAAGACCACCACAAGCCATCAGGTAGCGTTTGAATTGGGTGCAACGAGCGCGCTTCAAATCAAATACCAAGTGGCCAGCCTTTTAGAAGCCAAACGCTTTTTAAACTCCGCTGAAGTGTATGGAGCGTTAGTTTTGCCTGAAAATTTAGAGAAAAAAATCAAAATGGGGCGGAAAGTGGGTTTGCCCTTTTATTATAATGCGGAATATGTTTTGGTAGGGAAAACGCTCAAAAACGCTTTTTTACAAACTGCTTTGACTTTAGACGCTAAAACCTTAGCCACCAAAGCTTTAGTGCGAGATTCCAATTTGATTTTGGCTAAAGCCCAAGCAATGCCTATTGTTTTGCAATTGCATGCCCTATACAATGAAGAAAACAATTACACGCAATACCTTTTAAGCGTGATGCTGCCTTGCATGTGGCTTATTTTGATTGCGATTGGCATGCTCAATTTCATTCAAAAAGCCTCTAACATGCGCGAGCTTTTAATCAGTATTGTAGCGAATGTGTGTGTGTTTAGTTTTTGGGGGATGGGCATGGCGTTTTATTTTAATCTCATTGGCATGGAGGGGCATTATGCGCATTTGTCATTGGTCTTTTTGGCGGTGGTTTTAATGGCGCTTATTATGAGCGGGTTTGTGGTGTTGGTCTATGGCATTTCAAAAAGCGTTATTGAAACCGCTGGTGCGGTTGGGGTCTATACCGCTCCAAGTTTTGCGTTTGCTGGGGTTACTTACCCGCAAAACAACATGGAAATTTTTGGGGATTTTTGGAGCCATTGCTTGCCTATTAGCCATTTTATGCGCTTTTTTTTACAAGAGGCCTATTATAAGACGGATTTTACAGAGTCTTTAAATTCGTTAATGCCGCTTGTGTTCTTTTTAATCTTTTTAGTCTTAGGGCTTTTGATTTTTTATTTTTCTTTTAAAAAAGATAGGGCTAGCGCATGA
- the ubiE gene encoding bifunctional demethylmenaquinone methyltransferase/2-methoxy-6-polyprenyl-1,4-benzoquinol methylase UbiE translates to MKKEKHLKQEKIINMFDDIASSYDQANRLMSFGLDVKWRERACEHAFLFLENKKALRLVDVACGTGDMLVAWQKSALNCAIEFKECLGIDPSNNMLELAAKKLENKASFIQAQAKDLKGVGNNSVDILSIAYGLRNVVERQEALKEFFRVLKPRGVLVILEFLKKDNPTWLDKISGFYTNKVLPLVGGAISKNYGAYSYLPQSIEGFLSLEGLKHELKNAGFEILRTQDSVAQISTTMLVRKS, encoded by the coding sequence ATGAAAAAAGAAAAGCACCTCAAGCAAGAAAAAATCATCAACATGTTTGATGATATAGCCAGCTCTTACGATCAAGCCAACCGCTTGATGAGTTTTGGCTTAGACGTTAAATGGCGAGAAAGGGCTTGCGAGCATGCGTTTTTGTTTTTAGAAAACAAGAAAGCGTTAAGGCTTGTGGATGTGGCATGCGGGACGGGGGATATGCTTGTTGCTTGGCAAAAAAGCGCTCTAAATTGCGCTATAGAATTTAAGGAATGTTTGGGGATTGACCCCTCTAATAACATGCTTGAATTAGCCGCTAAAAAGCTTGAAAACAAAGCTTCTTTCATTCAAGCTCAAGCCAAAGATTTGAAAGGCGTTGGAAATAACAGCGTGGATATCCTCTCTATTGCGTATGGCTTGCGCAATGTCGTGGAAAGACAAGAGGCTTTAAAAGAGTTTTTTAGGGTGTTAAAACCCAGGGGCGTTTTAGTGATTTTAGAATTTTTAAAAAAGGACAACCCCACATGGCTGGATAAAATCTCAGGGTTTTACACGAATAAGGTTTTGCCTTTAGTGGGAGGGGCTATCAGTAAGAATTATGGCGCTTATTCTTATTTACCGCAATCCATTGAGGGATTTTTGAGTTTAGAGGGTTTGAAGCATGAATTAAAAAACGCAGGGTTTGAGATTTTAAGAACACAAGATTCTGTCGCTCAAATTTCAACGACCATGCTTGTTAGAAAAAGCTAA
- a CDS encoding ABC transporter permease, protein MNFFKILLMELRAIVSHKGVLLILIGAPLIYGLLYPLPYLRDIVTQQKIALVDEDNSFLSRQLAFMAQSSNELEIAFFSPSMLEAKKLLKEEKIYGILHIPSHFEANIHKQVPVTIDFYANSNYFLIYGALANAVVESINALNDEIRFKRNAQIEEAELGTDGIKIRPIALYNPSEGYLNYALSSVFIFILHQVMLIASSMFTSSRRLELALLDKKEIALRLCARLLVFMAAFSVFVLLYFGALFSFYGIERHGSALMVFLNSLIFMLATLSLGSFLGAWIKNEAHTTQIVLISSLPLIFMMGFVWPFESLPSYLQVFVQIVPAYHGISLLGRLNQMHAEFVDVSVHFYALIAIFIASFIGCVFKLNSLKKACENA, encoded by the coding sequence ATGAATTTTTTTAAAATCCTTTTAATGGAATTAAGGGCTATTGTTTCTCATAAGGGCGTTTTATTGATCCTTATAGGCGCTCCTTTAATCTATGGCTTGTTATACCCTTTGCCTTATTTAAGAGACATTGTAACGCAACAAAAAATCGCCCTTGTAGATGAAGACAATTCCTTTCTTTCCAGGCAATTAGCCTTCATGGCGCAAAGCTCCAACGAGTTAGAAATCGCTTTTTTTAGCCCCTCTATGTTAGAAGCCAAAAAGCTTTTAAAAGAAGAAAAAATTTATGGGATCTTGCATATCCCTTCGCATTTTGAAGCCAATATCCATAAGCAGGTGCCTGTAACGATAGATTTTTATGCGAATTCCAATTACTTTTTGATTTATGGCGCGTTAGCGAATGCGGTGGTGGAGAGCATCAACGCTTTAAATGATGAAATAAGGTTCAAACGCAACGCCCAAATAGAAGAAGCTGAATTAGGGACAGACGGGATTAAAATCAGGCCTATCGCTTTGTATAACCCTAGTGAGGGGTATTTGAATTACGCGCTCTCTAGCGTGTTTATTTTCATTTTACACCAGGTGATGCTCATTGCAAGCAGCATGTTTACTAGCTCCAGGCGTTTGGAATTGGCCCTTTTAGACAAGAAAGAAATCGCTTTAAGGCTGTGCGCAAGACTCTTGGTGTTTATGGCAGCGTTTAGTGTTTTTGTTTTGTTGTATTTTGGGGCGCTGTTTTCTTTTTATGGGATCGAACGGCATGGAAGCGCTTTAATGGTGTTTTTGAATAGTTTGATTTTCATGCTTGCAACCTTGAGTTTGGGGTCGTTTTTAGGCGCATGGATCAAAAATGAAGCCCACACCACTCAAATCGTTTTAATTTCTTCTTTGCCCTTGATTTTTATGATGGGTTTTGTGTGGCCTTTTGAATCCTTGCCCTCTTATTTACAGGTTTTCGTTCAAATAGTGCCAGCTTATCATGGGATTAGTTTGCTAGGGCGATTGAATCAAATGCATGCGGAATTTGTAGATGTTTCTGTGCATTTTTACGCGCTTATTGCGATTTTTATTGCGAGTTTTATAGGGTGCGTGTTCAAACTCAACTCTTTAAAGAAAGCTTGTGAAAACGCTTAA
- a CDS encoding exodeoxyribonuclease VII small subunit: MQDELFETEKAPQKNTKNTKNAPKKSFEEHVHSLEQAIDRLNDPNLSLKDGMDLYKTAMQELFLAQKLLENAYLEYEKLQTPDKKA; the protein is encoded by the coding sequence ATGCAAGATGAATTATTTGAAACCGAAAAAGCCCCCCAAAAAAACACTAAAAACACTAAAAACGCCCCTAAAAAAAGCTTTGAAGAGCATGTTCATTCCCTAGAGCAAGCCATAGATCGCTTGAATGATCCTAACTTGTCTTTAAAAGACGGGATGGATTTGTATAAAACGGCCATGCAAGAGTTGTTTTTGGCTCAAAAGCTTTTAGAAAACGCTTATTTAGAGTATGAAAAACTCCAAACGCCAGACAAAAAGGCTTAA